The DNA region CCCGCGGAGTATTCAGTTACCCCACCAGTTGAAGTTGTTGAGTTCTCTGAAAGTAATGGTCAGGCTTCTCGTGATGATTCTGCTGATGGCTTCCTAAAAAGCTTTAGTGATGATCCTGAAAACATCCGGTAAACTATGCCCTTAGCATTCCGCTACATATCCTTAGATTCACAATGCACATAAGGGTTTAGATTATTATGTTTCATCTGTTTTTAGAACAACAAATTGTGTTTCTCAACTATCTGAGATAAACTAGGTGGATCCAACCGCCATATTAATCTATTTTCAATCTATTTGAGTTGCACCTTTCCAATCGCAAATAGAAACTTTTCTTACCTAGTAACCCCATCCattcatatgatatttttccatctCTTCTGAACTAACCTTACTTTTTGTAGTTTGTTTAATTCTTCACGGTTCAACATCTCCATTACAATCATTTTTTACTTGACAATGTTTAATTATTGCTGATGACCATGTAGTGGTTTGCTTCTCATGTGCTGTTGTACTTGGCAGATTGTTCCAGAATTATCTTTCCACCTCTGATCCTAGTACTCTGAAAGCCATGGGCTTGCAAGGAATATCACCTGAAATGATCAAATCTGCTACTGATACCATTAACAAGATGAAACCAGAAGAGCTTCAGAAAATGTTTGAAGTCGCTTCATCTTTCAAAGGTAAAGGACCAGGAGATTTGAAGTTGGGATCGGAGTTGCCAGAAATGACACCTGAAATGGTCAAAATGGCATCAGAAACAGTCAGCAAAATGTCCCCCGAAGAGCTCCAGCGAATGATGAAAGTTGCCTCTTCTTTCAATGCGAGTAGTGCTCCTTCCCAAGTGGCAGATGCTTCTACCCGTGGAACGGAGAATATGGCGCAATCTAATACAGGAAGTTCATCAAGGACACACTCCGATGTAGGAGAACGAAATTCTGATGATGCTCTTCTGAGGTCAAAAATGGGCCAATCCTCCTCTGATATTCCTACTTCAGTGGCTTCTTTGCAGGACAATATGCAGAATTCAATGAGAGATCCAGCAATGCGGCAGGTGTAGATATTTATTAGTGTTAATTCTTAAGCTTTGTTTTGAAGCATTTTCCTAACTGTCCAAATATTGTGCAATATGTATGCATACGTACAGATGTTTGCAACAATGATGAAGAACATGGATCCAGAAACTATGGCGAATATGAGCCAGCAATTTGGAATTAATCTTTCAAAAGAGGATGCTGCAAAAGCTCAACAAGCCATGTCACAGTTATCAGCTTCGGATTTGGataaaatggtaagtttttattTAGTGAAATGCCTTTTAATTTTTACCCTAATACTTTGGCTGTGATTTTCTTTCCAAAAGATGCCTAAGTGGTGTTACAAATTAACTTATGCTATGAAAATCACAAATTTATCTTTGTTTATCTTTGAGAACTAGAAGATGCCTTTTGGTAAAATGCTCTTAATCTTTGAAAGGTGATGGATAACCCGAATGCTCAACAAGCCATGTCATAGCTGaaatatttcttttatgttattcatttattaattattttttttttcccagaTGAGATGGATGGAAAAGGCACAAAGAGGGATCGAAACTGCAAAGAGGACGAAGAATTGGCTCCTGGGCAGGCCTGGCATGATTCTAGCCATTGTTATGTTGATTCTAGCTTTCATTCTTCATCAGCTTGGCTTCATTGGTGGATAATCCAATTCATTTCTGTCTATTTCATGGGCAACCTATGTGAGCTTTCCTCTCACGAGCTTAATGAGGAATTTATCTACCAACTTTTGAGCCGTAAAAACCAGTTTTAGTTCTCTATCTCTCTTCTCTGGGTTTTACTGATTAAGAATTCCAAAAGCAGTGaaacattttttttcttcccttGTACTTCTGATCTCTGTATCTTCATTGTATTGTATGAGCACTGTTGATCTCTGCATATGAGAGGCATCCTTCCACAAGCTTATTGAGGAAATCATTACAATATTGAAGAGAAATGTAAACAAATATTTACTTTGAAATTTGACAGATTAATTTACTTATCCTTTAAAATAAGCGGCCCAATTGATTGTTCTATTGGGCCGCAGTCCAGATCTACTAATCGGATCGCTCGATTCGCTCCCCCTCCGCCGACCAAGCGACTTCTTATGCCTTAGACACGTGAGAAGGCCGCCGTAAAGACAAGTCACTGGAGTTAAAAACTGCATCCAAGTACAAAACTAAAGATAGATTCTGGGAGGTCTTCAGTCTTCACCCGCTGTGGCACCCACCAGCCTTGCTCCAATGCTGCCTAAGAGGCTCCACAAAGTTGGAACTGGAGCGAAGGTAGGAACACGGGTATGACGTTCTCCGACCTTAAAAACGGGTGGCTTGTTCCGTAAGTGTTCTTTCGATGCTCCGGTTGTTTTATCGGCAATTTATCAAAAGACAcatgtaaaaatttaaatttatcaaaatatatacgttattttggtatttatcaaagaatatatttttttaaatgcattttttatttaaatatattttttattttactcttctgacaaattaattttttctaccattttcttcattatatttcttTCTCttatctctcttttcttttttgtatcgACAGAACATataaataacattagtcaatttttaataacattttaatacatttgaataagtaaaaataaacaatgaataatatatctgaactccttgtaattttagaaatccactggaactaaaatgagtgtaatcggagctctctaggtcgattagtgagtttcgatcaaaatccacttatggacctagagagttccgatCACACCTATTTCAGtttttatgaatttctaaaattacaaggagttcaaatatggtgtccattatttattttgatttttcatagatattaatatgtaaaatccaaaaatcgATAAAAAAAATCTACGTTGAGCTTGATACATATGAGTGGTTTTGCAAAATCATTTTGATGTTCAATCCGTCTTGCAAAAAAGCCCACCCCACCTAATGCAAAATCAAAGGTCTATAGATGTTCAATCCGTCCCTACGTTCGATAGACAAAAGAAAGGAAAATCATCCAtcctttttttttaagtaaataagTGAAAGGTTTCATAACATAAATCTTTCTACAGTTTGTATTTCCCTCTTCCCAAATAAACAAAGCCTAAGTGTTAGATAGAATTGATCTCATATTATCTGGGATAAAAGGATCATCAAAGtaaaataatctttttctttcttgTAGCCTTTATCAAGTGCTTGTGTGTTgtctccgggtagcttctggagtatgcaaactaatcgtcgaggctagtgttcgacactatctccgtaaacgatattgctccgctacggtgcttaacggattgttgcaattcgttcccaagatacaacgacgacgaacgtctcggaatcgtagcactccgacttccgagaccagcgaaccttttagtagacttcttggactcttgaatgcacaagatcagatgaatgcttgaggaagagaagagaagattgagttagttttccatcatctggagggttctatttatactgaacgaagaggttgagtgtcctttgggtgagtggatgtgttccttaggctggatcgatctagatcatctattctgaagggttgtaacccttcaccaagcccacttcaatctcatccatcagatctgaggagttgtgaccctcagatcccgcctattgtcatcagccatcggatctggatccattgattcgatgcttcagatcaagtctcatcccaggccgtcagatcgttactctttgcgatccaacgctctagatcgcatcacaagcgatccatcatatctatttgatcaacgttgatcaacggtagccatccattccctaagtcaactgtccagtcatctccctttgcccacgaggatgccgcataggcactgccacgtcaggtaagagcctgtcacgtcacccgagtgccacgcaggcactgcaatgttacctggagcataaatttaagctcctcgcgacgatgcgtacgtgcgaagtgcaaagtgcgcctacaaagcgcccattgcgcacgtgcgcacgtggcgggtggcgggctcacaggtgcgagcacctgctcgccctgggctaaggggtcacctgtccttttatttttttgtgttaactccattaacacatcttcattaataagtagagaatacacatcgagaatttccgatgtgggactattctcctatgcactttattaatgaataataaatgttattttgggctgactttaaacattaatttctcattcacccttaatcggttttgagcaaattaatagtctaaatctatctacgcgaatcgtagatttcaattttgaagtcaattacgactttcaacaattgatggcttccttcctctaaatcgttttggtccatttaaggccccaatatccaacaatcccccacatgaatggaaattaatgcaatgcgtgtatgcatgctgacattttacaagagtccaatcgataagtcactgcatcgggagaggtagcttgtggctttgaaccttccgtagtgaaatgctatcgagtatactaggctgcgcagtgaacgtgatgtcttgaactgctcagctgttggtgtatacttagacaataacacccacacagagatctatctcacctactttaggttctcatggttggttccgtttcggccatggataccatcttggattcatgagtgtttcattgaagcggcctgtcttcacactcacataggtgacacttctatcaagagtatcctaccatactccaccttatcaggtatagaagtcactaaaagcataagcttaacctcactacatgaggtaggacagcacaaattcatcctaggattgggatagagataaactatctaatgtgctggaccacaacttctgtaacttcgttgtcccattgaaccaagatcttgggatctccagtcaacaaggttggg from Zingiber officinale cultivar Zhangliang chromosome 4B, Zo_v1.1, whole genome shotgun sequence includes:
- the LOC121975581 gene encoding outer envelope protein 61-like, producing the protein MYNGMMDPELMRLAQEQMSRLPPEELAKIQRQMMSNPELLKMATETMKNMKPEDVRQAAEQMRNRRTEDMVKVSERLASATPEEIASMKSFADAQVSYELSAAKMLKQQGNELHSQGQYNDAAEKYLHAKNTLKSISSSMARTLDLQCSLNLMSCYLKTNKFEDCIKEGSEVLTHDSRNVKALYRRGQSYKELGNLKAAVSDLRKAYELSPNDETIADVLRDANDKLIQAGGNTNMRRGVVIEEIVEEENQGILSDSHRNTPAEYSVTPPVEVVEFSESNGQASRDDSADGFLKSFSDDPENIRLFQNYLSTSDPSTLKAMGLQGISPEMIKSATDTINKMKPEELQKMFEVASSFKGKGPGDLKLGSELPEMTPEMVKMASETVSKMSPEELQRMMKVASSFNASSAPSQVADASTRGTENMAQSNTGSSSRTHSDVGERNSDDALLRSKMGQSSSDIPTSVASLQDNMQNSMRDPAMRQMFATMMKNMDPETMANMSQQFGINLSKEDAAKAQQAMSQLSASDLDKMMRWMEKAQRGIETAKRTKNWLLGRPGMILAIVMLILAFILHQLGFIGG